A region of the Anaerolineales bacterium genome:
CAGCAAGTTCTAGGCGTCTGCAGCCGGCCCCCGCTCGCTGCCGAAGAGTCGGCAACGGATCTAGCATAGACCGACTTGGAGCGAAGTGCAAGGGGCCCTAGAACTCGGGCTGGTCCAGCAACGTGCCGACGCGGATCGAGGCCGCTTCGAAGGGCAGCATGGGCGCCACGAGCGCCGCCAGCTGTTGCGGCTCAAGCGTCAGGTGCACGTGGTCGGGATGCAGGGCTTCGAGGTCGGAGATATCGGGGGCGGCACCCAGATCCTGCAGTCCAGGCCGCAGAGCGAGCAGGACTTCGGCCTGGGCGGCCAGCAACGCTTCGGGCTTGGTTTGGAGCAGGCGCAGAAACGCCAGGAGTTGCGCTCCCTGCAGGTGCGTGCCCCCCAGGTCGGCGCCGCCCAGGGCATCCACCGCCGCGGCGAAGGCGGCCTCGTCCATCACGACCGTCGCCTGGTACGTCAGAGGCACAAGCGCACTGAGCGCCTGCATAAAGTCGTCGCCGACCCCAGCCGTGCGTGACCAGGTGAACAGGCTCGCCAGCGGCCGGCCATCCCCGGTCGGGGCAGAGGCGGAAGTGGGAATGCCATACAGCAGCAGCTGGTCCTGCTCGGGGTCATGGGCTGCCACCCAGGTCGCCAGCAGGCGGGGGCTCTCTTGATCAAGGTTGTCGACACCGAGGATCAGGATGGCCGTGCTCGCAGCGGAGGGCGTCGAGGTGGACGCCGGTGGTCCGGCCGGTGTGGTCGCCGACGGATTACCGGGTGAGGGGTCGCTTCGGTCCTGCAGCACGACACTCAACAGGCCGAATCCGAAGCAGAGCAAGAGCAGGAAGAGCAGGGCTCGAACCCAGGTCCTTGAAGACATCGGGCAGTGGGACGTCCCATGAAGCGCAGGACGCCAGGAGGATTCTACCTCGGGGCGTCCTGCGTGAGTAGCGGGCAGCGATCAGTCGACCAACGCCAGCAGAAGCTGTCCAGCCAGCCGGCCGAGAAGGAATGTCAGTACGCCGGCGCAGAGGAAGACAACAAACGGCTGCAGCGGGCGGAAGCGCTGGCGCCATCCGAGTGCCAGGCCTGTCGTTGTGGCCATCGCCTGCCAGAACCGGATTTCCACTATGCTCAGGGTGTGCTCGAAGACGGTTCGCATGGCTTCACTTGGAGGAACTGATGCGCAGGATGCGGCCATTGGCATCAGTGACGACGCGGACAATGCGGCTAAGGGACTTGCCGCCAGGAAGGCTGGCTCGACCTCGGTAGGTGAGCATGAACGTATCGGAGCCATCCGCCGGACTTGGCTGGCGCTTCACGGAGGGCATGCACCCATCCATCTCCGGGTAGGTGCGCCGCACCTGCTTGGACACGCTGTCGATCTTCTTGGCATCCATCCTCAGCCTCCTCTACTGCACTGCAACGCGGCGGCGGAGGAACGTCGGCAGGTCCAGGTCGTCCTGGGGAAGCGCCGGTCCCGTGTGCACCGTGACCGATTCCGGGAAAGCGGCCGCGACGGGAAGTGACTCCTGGGTAGGCACCGGCTTGCCGCCGACGCCTGTGACGATCAGGATGGCCTGCGTCCGACCGGTCATGGCCGGATCGGTTGTGGCCCCCAGGATCAGATCGATTTCGGGGGACAGGCTGCTGCGCAGGTCGTCGACGGCCTCGCCCACTTCGTGAAGCGTCAGGTCATCCCCGCCGGTGAAGTGGATCAGCACTCCGTTGGCGCCCTCCAGGCTGTCGATCGCCATCAGCGGATGGTGAAGAGCCTGCCGGATTGCGACCCGGGCCATGTTGTGGCCCTCGCCAATGCCGATGGCCATCAGTGCCCCGCCGCCGCGCAGCATCAGGTTGCGGACATGGGCGAAGTCGACGTTGATCAGCCCGGCCTGGGTCACCAGTTCGGCGATGCCCTGGACGCCCTGCCGCAGGATGTCGTCGGCGAGGCGGAATGCGATTTCCAAGCTGATGTCCCGGGGGGCGACCTGGATCAAGCGGTCGTTGGGGACGGTGATCAGCGTGTGGGAGTGCGGCTGCAGGGCGCGCACTCCCTGCAGAGCGTTCTGCGAGCGCCGCGTCATCTCGAAGGTGAACGGCAGGGTGACGACGGAGACCACCACGCAGCCCAGCTCACGGGCGATCTCGGCCGCAATCGGGGCCGCACCTGTGCCGGTGCCACCCCCCATGCCGGCGGTGAGGAACACCATGTCCGCTCCGCGCAAAGCCGCGGCGATCTCGCGGCTGCTCTCCATCGCCGCAGCAGACCCGATGCGGGGATCTCCACCTGCGCCCAGCCCACGCGTGACCCGGGGCCCAAGCTGCAGCCTTGTCGGCGCCAGGCTTGAGGTGAGCGCCTGGCGGTCGGTGTTGGCGGCAATGAAATCGACACCGCTCAGGCCGAGCTCGATCATGCGGTTGACGGCATTCGAGCCCCCACCGCCGACGCCCAGGACTTTGACAACCGCCCGGCCGATGTTGTCGTCATCCGGCGGCTTGCTTTTCGGGAACACGCTTTCCAACCAGTCACTCATGGCCTTCTCCGCAAGGGTCACGCGATGCCGGATGGGCAGGCAGCGTGGGATTGTGGTGTTTCCGGGCGAGGCCCGGCCGCAATATGCCGCTGGAGCACGATGCAGCCCGCTGCCTGCAGCCGCTCCAAAACCGTCGCCGGGTAGAGCCCTGGCGAACCGGCCAGCACGACCTCGGGACAGCGGGAGGCCTCCTCCGCCGAGGTGCCCATGGTGCTGTTGCCCTCGATCGCCATTCGACCCAAGGAGCCCCAATCCAGGTCGGAGGCAATACGCGTGTCAGCCGGGAGCAGGATATACCGTCGACCGGCGGCAAGGGTCGCGCCGAGAACGTCGGCGGCTTTATTCTGCGAGGCGACTGCCGCTGCCTTGAAGGCCTCAGCAAGCGGACCC
Encoded here:
- the ftsZ gene encoding cell division protein FtsZ, translating into MSDWLESVFPKSKPPDDDNIGRAVVKVLGVGGGGSNAVNRMIELGLSGVDFIAANTDRQALTSSLAPTRLQLGPRVTRGLGAGGDPRIGSAAAMESSREIAAALRGADMVFLTAGMGGGTGTGAAPIAAEIARELGCVVVSVVTLPFTFEMTRRSQNALQGVRALQPHSHTLITVPNDRLIQVAPRDISLEIAFRLADDILRQGVQGIAELVTQAGLINVDFAHVRNLMLRGGGALMAIGIGEGHNMARVAIRQALHHPLMAIDSLEGANGVLIHFTGGDDLTLHEVGEAVDDLRSSLSPEIDLILGATTDPAMTGRTQAILIVTGVGGKPVPTQESLPVAAAFPESVTVHTGPALPQDDLDLPTFLRRRVAVQ